One window of the Chitinophaga niabensis genome contains the following:
- a CDS encoding DUF4251 domain-containing protein, whose translation MKYIKTIPVLLLLLVLGVGSFAQTAVKPKESEKAKKIKELISSRNYQFQAQTVFPMSGRTRQIGGEGYDVSVSKDTVNSYLPYFGRAYAAPIDPSRGGIQFISKNFEYTEAPGKKGGWDITIKPKDVRDVQQFFLSVSEDGYASLQVTSTNRQPISFNGIIAEKRSRKKK comes from the coding sequence ATGAAGTACATCAAAACTATACCGGTCCTGTTGTTACTTTTAGTGCTGGGCGTTGGATCATTTGCTCAGACCGCCGTAAAGCCAAAAGAATCCGAAAAAGCAAAGAAGATAAAAGAACTCATCAGCAGCCGGAACTACCAGTTCCAGGCGCAGACTGTTTTCCCTATGTCAGGCCGTACGCGGCAGATAGGGGGAGAAGGGTATGACGTCTCTGTTTCCAAAGATACCGTGAATTCTTACCTGCCTTATTTCGGCCGTGCTTATGCCGCGCCCATCGATCCTTCAAGGGGTGGTATACAGTTCATTTCCAAAAATTTTGAATATACAGAAGCACCGGGTAAGAAAGGGGGATGGGATATTACCATCAAACCGAAAGACGTACGGGATGTACAGCAATTCTTCCTGTCTGTTTCTGAAGATGGTTATGCCTCTTTGCAGGTGACCAGCACCAACCGGCAGCCGATCTCTTTTAACGGGATCATTGCCGAGAAGCGTTCCAGGAAAAAGAAATAA
- a CDS encoding DUF2341 domain-containing protein: MKHLVLFVLSYCICYPVLSQETSAWQYYKEIRLNTSPNGANVSGDVKDFPLAVTLTTQNFDFSQAKANGADIRFSNGNTFLPHSIEWWDPVNKKALVWVKVPVVKGNNATQAIYMHWGNEQAADEDRGKEIFAGKDGFVGVWHLNEPGNTLPEGYKDATDNAADATGVNMKPWTATDGIIGKAQQFNYEDQQWIKVDSDKRKLFDLTRKLTFSIWAKARSYANKGDEAKRIGPGYETMFAKGDNSWRLQKFGPRYWHKPAAELIEICVEQQPKGDLCVVGKTDMVTGKWFHLTGVHDYPYVKLYVNGVLDKVEKFEVEWKSDDHPVGIGNQSQFPDKGRFWDGLLDEARVLKVVKDENWIKLDYESQREGSVLLLFGKTQKRR; encoded by the coding sequence ATGAAACATCTTGTCTTATTCGTATTATCCTATTGCATCTGTTATCCTGTACTATCCCAGGAAACCTCCGCCTGGCAATATTATAAAGAGATCAGGCTTAACACTTCCCCCAACGGCGCCAACGTAAGCGGCGACGTAAAGGACTTCCCCCTGGCCGTTACCCTCACCACGCAAAACTTCGATTTCTCACAGGCAAAAGCCAATGGTGCGGATATCCGTTTTTCCAATGGCAATACCTTTCTCCCCCATAGCATTGAATGGTGGGACCCTGTAAACAAAAAAGCCCTGGTATGGGTAAAGGTGCCGGTTGTAAAAGGTAACAATGCCACACAAGCTATCTATATGCATTGGGGGAATGAACAGGCTGCTGATGAAGATCGCGGCAAAGAGATCTTCGCCGGTAAAGACGGCTTTGTTGGGGTATGGCATTTGAATGAGCCCGGCAATACTTTACCGGAAGGTTATAAAGATGCTACGGATAATGCAGCAGATGCCACCGGTGTAAACATGAAGCCATGGACGGCTACAGATGGCATCATTGGTAAAGCACAGCAATTCAATTACGAAGATCAGCAATGGATCAAAGTAGATTCCGATAAACGCAAACTCTTTGACCTTACACGGAAGCTTACTTTTTCCATCTGGGCAAAAGCCCGCAGTTATGCCAATAAAGGTGATGAAGCCAAACGGATAGGCCCCGGTTATGAAACCATGTTTGCGAAAGGCGATAATTCATGGCGTTTGCAGAAGTTCGGGCCAAGGTACTGGCATAAACCTGCGGCAGAATTGATAGAGATCTGCGTGGAGCAGCAACCCAAAGGAGACCTCTGCGTGGTAGGTAAAACGGATATGGTCACCGGCAAATGGTTTCACCTTACCGGCGTGCACGATTATCCTTATGTAAAACTCTACGTAAACGGGGTGCTGGATAAGGTGGAGAAGTTTGAAGTGGAATGGAAGTCGGACGATCATCCTGTTGGTATCGGCAACCAAAGTCAGTTCCCGGACAAAGGGCGTTTTTGGGATGGGTTGCTGGATGAAGCCAGGGTTTTAAAAGTAGTGAAGGATGAAAACTGGATAAAACTGGACTACGAAAGCCAGCGGGAAGGATCTGTACTACTCCTGTTCGGAAAAACACAGAAAAGGCGTTAA
- a CDS encoding LytR/AlgR family response regulator transcription factor: MIRCMIVDDEPIAHQILEQYILQTEGLTLVAKSRNAMEAFAKLEQQEIDLLFLDIEMPLVKGTTFLKTLSHPPKVIFTTAYAEHAVEGFELNAVDYLLKPFSYERFAKAVAKLKPVVEKAAPETTYLVIKEKDALMKIAHTDILYIEAAKDYMKVHTADRQYLVHQTMKNLESALPAGQFIRTHKSYIVALAQIKLVKTDSLLLANQVSIPVSPNYKEAVVGSFKRK; the protein is encoded by the coding sequence ATGATCAGGTGCATGATAGTGGATGATGAGCCCATAGCACATCAGATCCTGGAACAGTACATCCTGCAAACGGAAGGTCTTACACTGGTAGCTAAAAGCCGTAATGCCATGGAGGCCTTTGCTAAACTGGAGCAGCAGGAAATAGATCTCCTGTTCCTGGACATTGAAATGCCGCTGGTAAAAGGAACTACTTTCCTTAAAACGCTCAGCCATCCGCCTAAAGTGATCTTCACCACTGCTTATGCGGAACATGCCGTGGAAGGGTTTGAATTAAATGCAGTGGACTATCTGCTCAAACCTTTTTCCTACGAGCGTTTCGCCAAAGCCGTTGCCAAACTGAAACCTGTTGTGGAAAAAGCAGCGCCTGAAACCACCTACCTGGTGATCAAAGAGAAGGATGCTTTGATGAAGATCGCACATACAGATATACTGTACATTGAAGCAGCAAAAGATTATATGAAGGTGCATACGGCAGACAGGCAGTACCTGGTGCATCAAACCATGAAAAACCTGGAAAGCGCTCTGCCTGCAGGGCAATTCATTCGTACGCATAAATCATACATTGTAGCATTGGCGCAGATCAAGCTGGTTAAAACAGACAGCCTGCTTTTGGCGAATCAGGTAAGCATTCCTGTTAGTCCTAATTACAAGGAGGCAGTGGTGGGTAGTTTCAAAAGGAAATAG
- a CDS encoding sensor histidine kinase produces the protein MKNKAKFPYIYEAVIWLMYVVIYKYDYYVDSIHISGTPRGYFPYQIFILFAIATSLYMILYYRWLAPMLIRRKKYWLFALMVIVFFGYISKVNYMIWYQLFDLLNQDPKLNPYFAWQKMMSIERLKHLLAGWDLRILATDFVTFTSVFLMRYAYETEEKKHQLETDNLVLQLNSLKAQLHPHFLFNTLNSLYGMSLVQSPETPAFILRLSDMLRFVLYDCQQNKVLLSKDVEFLLNYIEMEKKRYPDADISFRTAIPEGDETIAPLLLINFIENSFKHGAHRVRENGFVRGELYLQNNMLVFILENDILDSTPAAHPYSGIGIENVKKRLALYYPGQHDLQIENNGQLFRVTLRIQLNNNL, from the coding sequence ATGAAAAACAAGGCAAAGTTCCCTTACATCTATGAGGCTGTTATATGGCTGATGTATGTAGTGATCTACAAGTACGATTACTATGTGGATAGTATCCACATCTCCGGCACGCCGCGCGGGTATTTCCCTTATCAGATCTTTATTCTTTTTGCCATTGCCACTTCCCTGTATATGATCCTTTACTATCGCTGGCTGGCTCCCATGCTCATCAGGCGGAAAAAGTACTGGCTGTTTGCACTGATGGTGATTGTTTTCTTCGGTTATATCTCCAAAGTGAACTATATGATCTGGTATCAGCTCTTTGATCTGCTGAACCAGGACCCTAAGCTGAACCCTTATTTTGCCTGGCAGAAAATGATGTCCATAGAAAGGTTAAAACATCTGCTGGCCGGCTGGGACCTTCGCATACTGGCTACGGACTTTGTAACCTTCACCTCCGTTTTCCTCATGCGTTACGCATATGAAACGGAAGAAAAGAAACACCAGCTGGAAACAGATAATCTTGTGTTACAGTTAAATTCCCTGAAGGCACAGCTGCATCCGCACTTCCTGTTCAATACCCTGAACAGCCTGTATGGCATGAGCCTGGTGCAATCCCCTGAAACGCCTGCTTTCATTCTCCGTTTAAGTGATATGCTGCGATTTGTGTTGTATGACTGCCAGCAGAACAAAGTATTGCTGTCCAAGGATGTAGAATTTCTGCTCAACTATATTGAAATGGAAAAGAAACGGTATCCTGATGCGGATATCAGTTTCCGGACAGCTATTCCTGAAGGGGACGAAACGATCGCCCCGCTGTTGCTGATCAATTTTATAGAGAACAGTTTTAAACATGGCGCACACCGGGTCAGGGAAAATGGTTTTGTGCGGGGTGAATTGTATTTACAGAACAACATGCTGGTATTCATATTGGAAAATGATATCCTGGACAGTACGCCTGCTGCCCATCCATACAGCGGGATCGGGATTGAAAATGTGAAGAAGCGGCTGGCATTGTACTATCCCGGGCAACATGATCTGCAGATAGAAAACAATGGACAGCTTTTCCGGGTAACACTTCGTATTCAATTAAACAACAACTTATGA
- a CDS encoding TonB-dependent receptor domain-containing protein, with amino-acid sequence MKKNFLFLSLILITHMAIAQKQDTVALKGVTIQGQKAFVEMKAGKMILNMANSPLAAGSNVLEVLQMAPGVQVDQNGRITYNGKPVVVYLEGRPSYLNTAALKALLSGTQGQNIDKIELVSNPSAKYDAAGGAMINIKMKKEKGLGTNGNVTVGMGYGDHFRTNESVFLNYRAKKLNVYGGYDLSYSTRSRQSASERNTPEFSILGNGAALNTTESHNFRSGLDYTISKRSSLGFTLNGMYNQKQTSSSQHSLFYSKSSRPDSSLVADNHGTGGFFTPAFNAYFTTKLDSTGKELTINGDYYTFNTRSRQSFDTRSDAAPAYLLRHNSPQQIGIRSLSADYRQPHWEAGLKTIFVKTDTDTRWEEETSAGWVPDAGKSNHFIYREWINAGYVNYAKDWKKWGLQAGLRLENTRTKGHSLTSDEAFSKNYTRLFPNVALQYTLNDDQQFSFSYRKSINRPSYAAVNPFLIFESKYAYFRGNPDLGPEMAHAVELNHVFKGKLFTTLSYMRYNGVVSEVYEQNPQSKVLYSSYSNLSFSEWYFAGISYSSRINSWWSNQTSLQGGYIRYNFDTVALQRSTPGFFFSTINTFTIPRVCTIQSAFNYSSRVSSGLQEMKDYWGVNLAFQRSILEKKMDLKLNITDLFRTMQMGNISDYRNVRINTIDYNDNRAVTLTMTYRFGDKDVKANRNRKSGIESEKGRISR; translated from the coding sequence ATGAAAAAGAACTTTTTATTCCTCTCCCTGATCCTCATCACTCATATGGCCATCGCTCAAAAGCAGGATACTGTTGCACTGAAAGGTGTAACTATTCAAGGCCAGAAGGCTTTCGTTGAAATGAAAGCCGGCAAAATGATCCTGAACATGGCCAACAGCCCCCTGGCGGCAGGCAGCAATGTACTGGAAGTTTTACAAATGGCCCCGGGTGTGCAGGTAGATCAAAACGGCAGGATCACCTATAATGGTAAACCGGTGGTTGTGTACCTGGAAGGCAGGCCTTCCTATCTGAATACAGCAGCATTAAAAGCATTGCTCAGCGGAACACAGGGGCAGAACATAGATAAGATAGAACTGGTTAGCAACCCCTCTGCAAAGTACGATGCAGCAGGCGGCGCCATGATCAATATCAAAATGAAAAAGGAAAAGGGACTGGGCACAAATGGTAATGTAACGGTGGGAATGGGTTATGGTGATCATTTCCGCACCAATGAATCCGTATTCCTGAACTACCGCGCAAAAAAACTGAATGTTTATGGCGGATATGATCTGAGTTACAGCACACGTTCCCGGCAATCTGCCAGTGAAAGGAATACCCCTGAATTCAGTATCCTGGGAAATGGGGCCGCCCTGAACACTACAGAAAGCCATAACTTCCGCAGCGGGCTGGATTATACCATCAGTAAAAGAAGCTCTCTGGGTTTCACGCTGAATGGCATGTATAACCAAAAGCAAACTTCCAGCAGCCAGCATTCTCTTTTCTACAGTAAATCCTCCCGGCCGGATTCTTCCCTGGTGGCTGATAACCATGGAACCGGCGGTTTCTTTACACCGGCCTTCAATGCTTATTTTACTACTAAACTGGATAGTACCGGTAAAGAACTGACCATTAACGGGGATTATTATACGTTCAATACCCGTTCCCGTCAATCCTTCGATACGCGTTCAGATGCAGCCCCGGCTTATCTCCTTCGTCATAACTCTCCTCAGCAGATAGGTATCCGGTCCCTGTCTGCGGATTACAGGCAGCCGCATTGGGAGGCCGGCCTCAAAACCATCTTCGTTAAAACAGATACGGATACACGCTGGGAAGAGGAAACATCTGCCGGCTGGGTACCGGATGCAGGAAAATCCAATCACTTCATCTACCGGGAATGGATCAACGCAGGATATGTGAACTATGCAAAAGACTGGAAAAAATGGGGCCTGCAGGCTGGATTACGTTTGGAAAATACCCGTACCAAAGGGCATTCACTTACTTCCGACGAGGCATTTTCGAAGAACTACACCCGCCTTTTCCCGAATGTGGCATTGCAATATACCCTGAATGACGATCAGCAGTTCTCCTTTTCTTACAGGAAGAGCATTAACCGGCCTTCTTACGCTGCTGTGAACCCTTTCCTCATCTTTGAAAGCAAATATGCTTACTTCCGTGGCAATCCTGACCTTGGGCCTGAAATGGCGCATGCTGTTGAACTGAATCATGTGTTTAAAGGAAAGCTTTTCACCACCTTATCCTATATGCGTTACAATGGAGTTGTGTCCGAAGTCTATGAGCAGAACCCTCAGAGCAAGGTGCTCTACAGTTCCTACAGCAATCTCTCTTTCTCCGAATGGTATTTTGCGGGCATTTCTTACAGCAGCAGGATCAATAGCTGGTGGAGCAATCAAACTTCTTTACAGGGAGGTTATATCCGGTATAATTTCGATACCGTTGCGTTGCAAAGATCAACGCCCGGTTTCTTTTTCAGTACCATCAATACATTTACCATTCCCAGGGTATGTACCATACAAAGTGCTTTCAATTATTCTTCCCGCGTATCTTCCGGTTTACAGGAGATGAAAGATTACTGGGGTGTTAATCTTGCTTTCCAGCGCAGCATCCTGGAAAAGAAAATGGACCTGAAACTGAATATCACGGATCTCTTCCGCACGATGCAGATGGGCAATATCTCAGACTACAGGAATGTGCGGATCAATACCATTGATTATAACGACAACCGTGCTGTGACCCTTACCATGACCTATCGCTTCGGGGATAAAGATGTAAAGGCGAACCGCAATCGCAAAAGCGGGATTGAAAGTGAAAAGGGGAGGATCAGCAGATAA
- a CDS encoding outer membrane beta-barrel protein produces the protein MKNKFSALIALLLICSLASHAQLKRFSLGPYVEAGFPVGDLSKTHNTGYGVGLGADIKLIKGFGVTGSVGYMRFGGQRDALNNKISAVSAVPVRLGIKYQLVSILYVKLESGASTYTGDDSGAAFILAPGVGIRVLGLDVMAKYETWIKNGNIGFFGLKAGYNF, from the coding sequence ATGAAAAACAAATTCTCCGCGCTCATTGCGCTACTGCTAATTTGCAGTTTGGCAAGCCATGCACAATTAAAACGTTTCAGTCTTGGTCCTTATGTTGAAGCCGGTTTCCCTGTGGGAGATCTCAGTAAAACGCATAATACCGGTTATGGTGTAGGCCTTGGGGCAGACATTAAACTGATCAAGGGTTTTGGTGTAACAGGTTCAGTTGGGTATATGCGGTTTGGTGGTCAGCGGGATGCTCTGAATAATAAGATCTCTGCTGTTTCTGCAGTGCCGGTAAGGCTGGGTATCAAATACCAGCTGGTATCTATCCTCTATGTGAAACTGGAAAGCGGGGCTTCTACCTATACGGGAGATGATTCAGGGGCTGCTTTTATCCTTGCACCGGGTGTTGGTATCCGTGTGTTGGGCTTAGATGTAATGGCCAAGTATGAGACCTGGATCAAAAACGGAAATATTGGTTTCTTTGGCTTGAAAGCCGGGTATAATTTCTAA
- a CDS encoding DsbA family oxidoreductase, whose product MKIDIWSDVACPFCYIGKRHLEAALEQFPHKNDVEVTWHNFELDPNAARDNKEDQYTLLARKYGMSREQAIENTDRVAASGEKAGLAFAFDKVIPTNTFDAHRLIQFAAQHGKQDEMEERLFSAYFMEGKHISNKETLLAIAKELGLDATEVLNSDAYTKEVRKDEADAQSLGIRGVPFFVFDMKYAVSGAQPVDAFTQTLQKVWEEAHPPVELIQTGDKGATCDDGSCTV is encoded by the coding sequence ATGAAGATCGATATCTGGTCTGATGTAGCATGCCCGTTCTGCTATATCGGAAAAAGACACCTGGAGGCGGCACTGGAGCAATTCCCTCATAAGAACGATGTAGAAGTGACCTGGCATAACTTTGAACTGGACCCGAATGCGGCCAGGGATAATAAGGAAGACCAATACACTTTACTGGCCCGCAAATACGGGATGTCCCGCGAGCAGGCTATTGAAAATACAGACAGAGTAGCAGCATCCGGAGAAAAAGCCGGCCTTGCTTTTGCGTTCGACAAAGTAATTCCTACCAATACATTTGATGCACACCGCCTGATCCAGTTTGCGGCGCAGCATGGTAAACAGGATGAAATGGAAGAACGTTTGTTCAGCGCCTATTTCATGGAAGGAAAACATATCAGCAACAAGGAAACCCTCCTGGCTATTGCCAAAGAACTTGGGCTGGATGCTACAGAAGTGCTGAACAGTGATGCCTATACAAAGGAAGTGAGGAAAGATGAAGCAGATGCACAATCACTGGGGATCCGTGGTGTGCCGTTCTTTGTGTTTGACATGAAGTATGCTGTATCCGGCGCACAGCCTGTAGATGCCTTTACACAGACCCTGCAAAAGGTATGGGAAGAAGCACATCCTCCGGTGGAACTGATCCAGACCGGCGATAAAGGTGCTACCTGTGATGATGGTTCATGTACAGTGTAA
- a CDS encoding NAD(P)/FAD-dependent oxidoreductase — translation MDLHSGYPYSLIRHGLPFNYPKLENDLRASVVVIGGGISGALMAHALVREGITCVVLDARTVGLGSTSASTSLLQYEIDVPLTELKEKVGVAHAERAYAACARSIDKLEKITKRVNAPYFERKHSLYLASFKKDLPKLEAEYKARKAMGLDVMFWDPGMLKDLLGLDAPAAIYSRTAAQTDAYSLTHALHQYNLEKGAAVYDRTLVQDISFPKNGVRLTTEEGHTVLADHLVIATGYETLQYLPAGIVDLHATYAVASEHHEKGPLWYEDCLIWEMKDPYLYLRTTPEHRIIVGGRDEKFYNPTKRDKLLPAKARQLQQDFSKHFPHIPFKPEFKWTGTFGSTQDGLPYIGTYAKMPHTFFALGFGGNGITFSQIAAEIVCDQIRGKQHPDADVFSFARYKG, via the coding sequence TTGGACTTACACTCAGGATATCCATATTCACTGATCCGGCATGGCCTGCCTTTCAATTACCCCAAACTGGAAAACGATCTTCGTGCATCCGTGGTGGTGATCGGGGGAGGCATTTCAGGCGCTTTGATGGCCCATGCACTGGTGCGGGAAGGAATAACCTGTGTGGTATTAGATGCCCGGACTGTGGGGCTGGGAAGCACCAGCGCCAGCACTTCTCTTTTACAATATGAAATAGACGTGCCCCTTACGGAATTAAAAGAGAAAGTAGGTGTTGCACATGCAGAAAGGGCCTATGCCGCCTGTGCAAGGTCTATCGACAAACTGGAGAAGATAACCAAAAGAGTGAATGCACCATATTTTGAAAGGAAACATAGTTTATACCTCGCCTCTTTTAAGAAAGACCTTCCTAAACTGGAAGCAGAATACAAAGCCCGCAAAGCCATGGGCCTGGATGTGATGTTCTGGGACCCCGGCATGCTGAAAGACCTGCTGGGGCTGGATGCCCCTGCTGCCATATATTCCCGCACCGCTGCCCAGACAGATGCCTATAGCCTCACACATGCCCTTCATCAGTATAACCTGGAAAAGGGTGCTGCCGTGTACGACAGAACGCTGGTGCAGGATATCAGTTTTCCTAAGAACGGCGTAAGGCTTACTACCGAAGAAGGCCATACGGTACTGGCCGATCATCTTGTAATAGCCACGGGGTATGAAACCCTTCAATATCTCCCTGCCGGCATTGTTGATCTGCATGCCACTTATGCCGTAGCCAGTGAACACCATGAAAAAGGGCCCTTATGGTATGAAGACTGCCTGATCTGGGAAATGAAAGACCCCTATCTCTATCTTCGTACCACACCTGAACACCGTATTATTGTAGGTGGCCGGGATGAAAAGTTCTACAATCCCACCAAAAGGGATAAACTCCTGCCGGCAAAGGCCAGGCAGCTGCAGCAGGATTTCAGTAAACATTTCCCGCATATTCCTTTCAAACCTGAATTCAAATGGACGGGTACCTTTGGCAGTACGCAGGATGGACTGCCTTATATTGGCACCTACGCTAAAATGCCCCATACCTTCTTTGCACTGGGTTTTGGCGGTAACGGCATTACCTTCAGCCAGATAGCCGCAGAGATCGTTTGCGATCAGATCAGGGGCAAACAACACCCGGATGCGGACGTTTTCTCCTTTGCCCGCTATAAGGGATAA
- a CDS encoding ABC transporter permease — protein sequence MFRNHLKIALRHLWKHRTYTGINLAGLVIGLAACWIILLHVGDELSYDRFHEKGENIYRVVNAASWEGGELNVASSSVPQGPALQNNFPEVLAQTRIVPEGGGSLLSAGDKSVEPGEALLADSNVFQVFTFPFIAGDPATALKAPNAIVLTKSLAAKLFGDPAAALGKNVTWNGDKDVDLVTGVMEDVPHNTHFHFTALRTLPKDFSSKWDNFSIYTYLLLQPGADAEKISNKSQAFYEQYMKGDMGEGVTFKMSLQPLRDIHLNSHLNYELGTNGNKRSVYIFATVAILILLIACINYMNISTARSSVRVKEVGVRKTLGSVQGQVAGMFLVESIILTLLAALLAAIVTTLALPVFNKIAGKSLSLWQYGIGYTLLLLLVFSVAAGFLAGSYPAIFMSRFKTINALKGKQGNSTGNAAFRKVLVSFQFVVAIILIAVSIVTWLQMEYVNKKDLGFAKDQILSFHLNDMRLRERVSAIKAELKKSPYIESVSAASNPIGNNNIGANGFKAEKDGKFEHGSLITQSYYADADFAPVMGLKLVAGRNFDPAIPGEKYTTMLVNETMVKEMGLKDPIGKRVQYEADTIRERRIIGVVKDFHIYSLQHKIAPMAIMLPAFTAMEDNLFVRLNKAHIPEGLQHLEKVYAQFEKTYPLEVHFLDENFSRQYFAERTQSKVFLLFTLLAIFIACLGLFGLAAFTAEQRTKEIGIRKVLGASVASITGMLSRDFLKLVMIAAVMAIPIAWWSMQVWLKDFAYRISLSWWMFAAAGLLAVVITLATVGYHAMRAALANPARSLRAD from the coding sequence ATGTTCCGCAATCATCTGAAAATAGCACTTCGCCATCTCTGGAAACATCGTACCTATACCGGTATTAACCTGGCAGGACTGGTCATTGGTCTTGCTGCCTGTTGGATCATCCTCCTGCATGTAGGGGACGAACTGAGTTACGACCGCTTTCATGAAAAGGGTGAAAATATATACAGGGTGGTGAATGCGGCCAGCTGGGAAGGAGGGGAGCTTAATGTGGCTTCTTCCTCTGTACCACAGGGACCTGCATTGCAAAACAACTTTCCTGAAGTATTAGCGCAGACAAGGATCGTGCCGGAGGGCGGAGGCAGTTTGCTAAGCGCCGGAGATAAAAGCGTTGAGCCGGGTGAAGCGCTTTTAGCGGATAGCAATGTTTTCCAGGTTTTCACTTTCCCTTTCATTGCCGGCGATCCTGCCACAGCATTGAAGGCCCCGAATGCTATTGTATTAACCAAAAGCCTTGCGGCAAAGTTGTTCGGTGATCCGGCAGCGGCATTGGGTAAAAACGTAACCTGGAATGGTGATAAAGATGTAGACCTGGTAACCGGCGTGATGGAAGATGTGCCGCATAATACACATTTTCATTTTACGGCATTACGCACCCTGCCGAAGGACTTTAGCTCTAAATGGGACAATTTCAGCATCTATACCTACCTCCTGTTACAACCCGGCGCAGATGCAGAAAAGATCAGCAACAAAAGCCAGGCTTTCTATGAGCAATACATGAAAGGAGACATGGGAGAGGGCGTGACCTTTAAAATGAGCCTGCAGCCGCTGCGGGACATACATCTGAATTCCCACCTTAATTATGAATTAGGTACGAACGGAAATAAACGGAGTGTGTACATCTTTGCTACCGTAGCCATACTGATATTATTGATCGCCTGCATCAACTACATGAACATTTCCACCGCCCGCTCTTCTGTAAGGGTAAAGGAAGTGGGCGTGCGTAAAACATTAGGGTCTGTACAGGGCCAGGTAGCGGGCATGTTCCTGGTAGAATCCATTATCCTCACTTTACTGGCGGCGCTGCTGGCGGCAATTGTTACTACGCTGGCATTGCCTGTATTCAATAAAATAGCCGGTAAATCCTTATCGCTCTGGCAATACGGCATAGGTTACACGTTGTTATTACTCCTGGTGTTTTCTGTAGCGGCAGGTTTCCTGGCAGGTTCTTATCCGGCCATCTTTATGTCCCGCTTCAAAACCATTAATGCGCTGAAAGGTAAGCAGGGCAATAGCACAGGGAATGCAGCTTTCAGGAAGGTATTGGTATCCTTCCAATTCGTAGTGGCCATCATTTTAATTGCTGTGTCTATTGTTACATGGCTGCAGATGGAATATGTCAATAAAAAAGATCTCGGTTTTGCGAAGGACCAGATCCTGAGCTTTCACCTGAACGATATGCGGCTACGGGAAAGGGTGTCTGCTATCAAGGCTGAACTGAAGAAGAGCCCTTATATAGAAAGTGTATCCGCCGCCAGCAATCCTATCGGCAACAACAACATCGGTGCAAATGGTTTTAAAGCAGAGAAAGACGGAAAGTTTGAGCACGGATCACTGATCACCCAGAGCTATTATGCAGATGCGGATTTTGCGCCTGTTATGGGGCTTAAACTGGTGGCAGGAAGGAACTTTGACCCTGCCATTCCGGGAGAGAAATATACTACCATGTTGGTGAATGAAACCATGGTAAAGGAAATGGGGCTGAAAGATCCTATCGGAAAACGGGTACAATATGAAGCAGATACTATACGGGAACGCCGGATCATAGGAGTGGTGAAAGACTTTCACATTTATTCCCTTCAACATAAAATAGCTCCCATGGCTATTATGCTGCCTGCGTTCACGGCCATGGAAGATAACCTGTTTGTGCGTTTGAATAAAGCGCATATCCCGGAAGGATTGCAGCACCTTGAAAAAGTGTATGCCCAATTCGAAAAAACATATCCCCTGGAAGTACATTTCCTGGATGAGAATTTTTCCCGTCAATATTTCGCGGAGCGAACACAAAGCAAAGTGTTCCTGCTATTCACCTTGCTGGCTATTTTCATTGCCTGCCTGGGTTTGTTTGGCCTGGCTGCCTTTACAGCAGAGCAAAGGACCAAAGAGATCGGTATCCGCAAAGTACTGGGTGCTTCCGTGGCCAGTATCACCGGCATGTTGAGCAGGGATTTCTTAAAACTGGTAATGATCGCCGCAGTGATGGCTATACCCATCGCCTGGTGGAGTATGCAGGTATGGCTGAAGGACTTTGCCTACCGTATCTCCTTGAGCTGGTGGATGTTTGCTGCGGCAGGATTGCTGGCGGTAGTGATCACATTGGCCACCGTGGGCTATCATGCCATGCGGGCGGCCCTGGCTAATCCGGCAAGGAGCCTCCGGGCGGATTGA